From Geotalea uraniireducens Rf4:
ACACCGTCAGCAAAGGGAAGTGACTCGGCATCGGCTGTGACGAGTTGCACACGTCCGCAGTCCTTGAAATTGGCCCGCGCCGTCAGACACATACCGAAAGCAAGGTCTGCTCCGACGGCCCGCAACTTCGGATATATCCTGTGTAAACCAGCCAGCAACCGGCCCGTGCCGGCACCGACATCGAGCACAAGTTGCGGTTCGCCCGCTTCCCGCTGCACCTCTTTGAGCACGTGTCCAACCACCCGTTTCTGTACCAGGGCATGGCTGTCGTAATCTTCCGCCTGCCGATGAAAGGCAGCCTTTACCCTTTTTCTGTCGATAGTTTCAGTCATATATTTCTTATATTGTATGCATGGAATGCATTTTGGTGAACGGTCTTATTTGAAAATACTCTGTGATTTTCTCTGTGTCTCCGTGGCTCTGTGGCCTAACTGCCGTTTTAAGGTTTAACGACAAAAAACCTATGATTTTAATCCGCTTTTTCTGCGTTAATCTGCGTCCGTTTGCTCTTTGCTTTTCTCCATTTCTGTGCATCATCGACAAATGTTTTCCTGGAACTCCCGCAGAATGCGGTTAAACTCAGCAGGCTTGGTCATGAACGGCGCATGGCCGCTCCCTTCGATGATCCGCAATGTGGACAGAGGAAGCCGTTCCGCCATGAAGCGTGAGGCGGCCGGCAGACAAATGTTGTCTCTGGCGCCATGGATAAGGAGCACCGGCCGGTCAACCAGGCCAAGTTGAGGTCGCAAGTCTGCATCGGCCAGGGTTTTAAGCGATTGTCTCGCCGGCTCCGGCCCAGGCGAGCGCCCCCCCATTAAGATCTCGTGGACGATCCGCTGGTACTGCTCCCGGTCCAGCTCTTCCTCGGCGAACATTCCACGGAAAAAATCACCCATGGTTTTCTGGTAGTCACGCTTGAGGCGAAGCCCCATTCCCTTCACCTCCACCGGCGGCAGCCCGAAGGGGTAATCCTCGGCAGCACTGAATTTTGGTGTTCCTGACACGAGCACCAGCCCGGCAAGTCGGGGACGGAGAGCGGGGAACGCCTGCAATACCACCTGCACCCCCATGGACCAGCCGACCAGAACGGCATCAGTCAAGTCAAGAGAGGTGAACAGCGCAACAACGTCATCGGCAAAATCATCGATAGCATATCCGTCCATCGGCGCAGTCGACTGTCCATGGCCGCGCAGGTCCATGGCAATAAACCGGCGGGAAGCTGCCAGTTCCTGCTGGAAACGCCACACCCGACCCGACATGGCCCAGCCGTGGATAAAGACCAGCGGACGGCCTTCACCGACATCTTCATAGTGGATGGTTACACCATCTCTTGATGCAAAATTCGGCATTATTCACATCCTGAAATTCGAATACACAGCCACAACCGTTAAATTACCCCCAGCTTCTCTCCTATTGCCGTGATTGCTGTGATCGCCTGATCCAGATCGTTCTCGCTGTGGGTCGCCATAAGTGTGCAGCGCAGCCGGCAACTCCCGGCAGGAACTGTCGGCGGCCTGATCCCCTGGACAAAGACCCCCTCTTCCAAAAGAAGCCGGGAAAACTCCATGGTTTGCTGCGCACCTCCGACATAGACAGGAACGATCTGGGTTTCGCTCCCCATGGTGTCAAAACCGACAGCCTGGAGTCCAGCCTTGAACCGTATTGTGTTTGCCGCTAACGCCAGCCTGAGTGCTGCACCTGACGGTGAATCCACCAGTTCGAAAGCGGCCTGGGATGCAGCCAGAACCGCCGGCGGCAGCGAGGTGGAAAATATGAAACTGCGCGCCCGGTTGACCAGGTAATCAATGATTTCCCTTGAGGCGGCGGCATAGGCGCCGAAAGAGCCTAAAGCCTTGCCAAGGGTCCCCATATGAATATCCACCTCCGCCATCACCCCGCACTGCTCGGCACTCCCCCGCCCACCGTCGCCAAGAACGCCTGTGCCGTGCGCATCATCAACCATAAGCAGGGCATCGAATTCCTTTTTCAGGGCAACCAGTTCCGAAAGCTTCGCCAGGTCTCCGTCCATGCTGAACACCCCATCGGTAACGATGAGACGCCTGCCGGAAGCAACCTCCGTATCCTCCAGCAATCGGCGCAGCACTGAAATATTGTTATGGGGATAGCGGACAAACCGCGCCCGGGAAAGGAGAGCACCGTCAACGATGCTGGCATGGTTGAGCCTGTCTGAAAAGATCACGTCTCCCCTGCCGGCGATGGCAGAAATGATGCCGGTATTGGCAGCATAGCCGGAATTGAAGACAAGCGCGGAGTTCGTCCCTTTGAATGCAGCAATACGCGCCTCCAGCGCTTCATGGAGTTCCATCGTGCCGGAAACAAGACGCGATGCGCCGCTGCCGACCCCATAACGCTCAACCGCCCTTATTGCAGCTTCCTTAAGCAGAGGATGGTCCGCAAGCCCGAGGTAGTTGTTGGAACAGAGCAGCAGTACCTCTCGGCCATCAAGTACAGCCCGTTTTGACTGATTCCCTTCCACCAACCGCATCGAGCGGAAAAGCCCTTCCATGCGCAAAGCAGCGAGTTCTTCGGCAAATGTCTGCACAAAAGCTCCTTTACCAGGATATGATATCCCTGCTTAAACCTTGTAGCACAGACACACCCGCTTCGTCAACCAGCCAGGCTGCATAGGTTAACAATCGATGGTTATGACGGAATAAGTTCGATCACGGTGACTTCCGGCGGGGAGAGAAAACGGATGGGGGGGCCCCAAGTGCCGGTACCCCGGCTTACATAGAGGGAAGAATATTGCGTCATTTGAGAATAACCGCTTTTGACCGGGTAGAAGAGATGGGTAACAAGATTGAACGGGAAAATCTGCCCTTTATGAACATGGCCTGAAAGCTGGAGGTCAAAAAGGCCGACGTTTCCATCCTCCACTGCAGGCCGATGCTTTAGGAATACATTAAATTTATCCCGAGAAAGCTTTGATAGAAGCGCTTTTTCATCTACATGGCCGGCAACGTTGCCCGAGCCCCCTGCAGGGTCATCAATCCCGGCAATATTAACTAAACCTGCGACAGTTGCCTGTTCACCACGGAGAATCTTGAATCCGGACCGTTCTGTAAACTCAAGAGCCTGCTTCAAACCGGCATAGAACTCATGATTACCTGTTACGGCGAATTTGCCGTATCGTGGCGTAACCCCCTTAAATAGCTCAGCAAGTCCTTTCAGTTCATTTATCTGCCCGTCGACCAGATCACCGGTGGAAACCAGAATATCCGGGTCGGCCGCCCGAACCGTGTCAAGAATCCGTATCAATCGTTCCTCACGGACAATCAACCCCAGGTGAACGTCTGAGATCTGAACGATGGTCAGCTTCTTGATTGTTTTTGGAATTTTCGGACTGGAAATAACTACACGTTCTGTCCTGATGTTCCTTGCCTCAAAATAGCCGTAGAAAGCGAACAGAATTCCACAGCCAAGAGGGACAAAAAACGCAGGCGTATTTGCCGAGGCAAGATAGGTAAAATCCTTACGCAGTATGTATCCTATGACTTGTAGAAGTATGTTGTAAAAATCGAGGACCAGCGCTGATGAAAAGAAGAGAAAGAGAATACCCATCCAGCAATAGCCTGTGTATGCCAAGAATCTGGCCAGAGACTCATATTTGTCCCTTTCAGCCAGTCGAACAAGCAGCGGCGCCAAAGCCAGAACAGAAAAAAAGAACGTAAGTATTGCAGCTGTCACAGTTCCAAACCCAACGGCTTGCCTGGCTTTAAAGAACGTGTAAACGTGAACGCTGCCGTAAACAATAAAAAATGTCAGAAAGAATAAACTCATTAAACACTTGATCCGATAATTGACGTCCTGGCTTAGATTCTGCAATACACTGTAACAGACTATTTTGAAAAGCCTACTATTATTGTCTTGCATGCACTGGAGCAGAGTAATTCTCGATATTCTCGATATTGGCAGCCGAAGAGAGATTGAGGACGCAAAAAGCCCCACCTCTCAAAAAAGAAGTGGGGCTTTTAAATTAAATCCCGGCGGCGACCTACTCTCCCACACAGCTACCCGTGCAGTACCATCGGCCCTGAGAGGCTTAACTTCCGTGTTCGGGATGGGAACGGGTGTGACCCTCTCGGCATAGCCACCGAGAAACTTGTCGCGCTTTGCGCGTGTTCTAGGTTCAAGGTTCTATGTTCAAGGTTTAAACCTAGAACGTAGAACGTTGAACCGACTTTATCTCGGCAATCGCATATTTGTTTGATTTGCAGTACGGTTTTTTGATTGATTTATATTGGGGGGTGGGTTACCACCCCCCTTTAAGTTATTTTTTATGGTCAAGCCTCACGGCCGATTAGTACTGGTCAGCTAAACACATTGCTGTGCTTACACACCCAGCCTATCAACGTTGTGGTCTACAACGGGCCTTTAGGGGATTGCTCCCAGGGATACCTAATCTTGAAGGAGGCTTCCCGCTTAGATGCTTTCAGCGGTTATCCTTTCCGTACGTAGCTACCCAGCGACTGCTCCTGGCGGAACAACTGGAACACTAGAGGTACGTCCATCCCGGTCCTCTCGTACTAAGGACAGCTCTTCTCAAGTATCCTACGCCCACGGTAGATAGGGACCAAACTGTCTCACGACGTTTTAAACCCAGCTCGCGTACCGCTTTAATTGGCGAACAGCCAAACCCTTGGGACCTACTTCAGCCCCAGGATGCGATGAGCCGACATCGAGGTGCCAAACCTCCCCGTCGATGTGAACTCTTGGGGGAGATCAGCCTGTTATCCCCGGCGTACCTTTTATCCGTTGAGCGACGGCCCTTCCATACAGAACCGCCGGATCACTAAGACCTACTTTCGTACCTGCTCGACTTGTTGGTCTCGCAGTCAAGCTCCCTTATGCCTTTACACTCTACGGCTGGTTTCCAATCAGCCTGAGGGAACCATCGCGCGCCTCCGTTACTCTTTGGGAGGCGACCGCCCCAGTCAAACTACCCACCAGACAGTGTCCCCGACCCGGATAACGGGCCTGGGTTAGACACCCAAAACAACCAGGGTGGTATTTCAAGGTTGACTCCACCGATACTGGCGTACCAGCTTCAAAGTCTCCCACCTATCCTACACAAGCTGTTTCGAATGTCACTGTCAAGCTGTAGTAAAGGTGCACGGGGTCTTTCCGTCTTACCGCGGGTACTCGGCATCTTCACCGAGAATTCAATTTCGCTGAGCCACTGGTTGAGACAGCGCGGAAATCGTTACGCCATTCGTGCAGGTCGGAACTTACCCGACAAGGAATTTCGCTACCTTAGGACCGTTATAGTTACGGCCGCCGTTTACCGGGGCTTCGGTTCAAAGCTTCGCCTTGCGGCTGACAAATCCCCTTAACCTTCCGGCACCGGGCAGGCGTCAGACCCTATACGTCGACTTTCGTCTTTGCAGAGTCCTGTGTTTTTAGTAAACAGTCGCTACCGCCATTTCTCTGCGACCCTCTTCGGCTTCACGTGCGAATCGCTACACCTGATGAGGGCATACCTTCTCCCGAAGTTACGGTATCATTTTGCCGAGTTCCTTAACCAGTGTTCTCTCAAGCACCTTAGGATTTTCTCCTCACCCACCTGAGTCGGTTTACGGTACGGTCACCTGCTGTCTGAAGCTTAGAGGCTTTTCTTGGAAGCATGGGATCAACGACTTTGTGAGCATACGCTCTCGTCATCACGCCTCAGCGTTAATGGGAAAAGGGATTTACCTCTCTTCCCCGCCTACACGCTTAAACCGGGACGTCCAGCACCCGGCTCGCCTACCCTTCTCCGTCCCCCCATCGCAACAACAGGTGGTACAGGAATATTAACCTGTTTCCCATCAACTACGCCTTTCGGCCTCGCCTTAGGGACCGACTAACCCTAAGCAGATTACCTTTACTTAGGAAACCTTGGGTTTTCGGTGACAAGGTTTCTCACCTTGTTTTTCGCTACTCATGTCAGCATAATCTCTTGTGATACCTCCAGCCGTCCTCACGATCGACCTTCGCAGGCTTACACAATGCTCCCCTACCACTCATACCTTAAGGTACGAATCCGTAGCTTCGGTACTATGCTTAGCCCCGTTACATTTTCCGCGCAGACCCACTCGACCAGTGAGCTATTACGCTTTCTTTAAAGGGTGGCTGCTTCTAAGCCAACCTCCTGGTTGTCTGGGCATTTCCACATCGTTTTCCACTTAGCATAGATTTTGGGACCTTAGCTGACGGTCTGGGCTCTTTCCCTTTCGACCGCGGATCTTATCACCCGCAGTCTGACTCCCACAATAACAGTTAGCGGTATTCGGAGTTTGGTTAGGTTTGGTAATCTGGTAGGACCCCTAGCCCATCCAGTGCTCTACCCCCGCTACTTACTTTGTGAGGCTATACCTAAATATATTTCGGGGAGAACCAGCTATCTCCGAGTTTGATTAGCCTTTCACTCCTATCCACACCTCATCCCCTGGCTTTTCAACGCCAGTGGGTTCGGGCCTCCACGAAGTGTTACCTTCCTTTCACCCTGGACATGGATAGATCACTCGGTTTCGGGTCTACTTCCTGCAACTATGTCGCCCTATTCAGACTCGCTTTCGCTACGGCTCCACTCTAAGAGCTTAACCTCGCTGCAAAAAGTAACTCGCTGACTCATTATGCAAAAGGCACGCGGTCACACTGGATTGCTCCATAGTGCTCCCACTGCTTGTAGGCATACGGTTTCAGGTTCTATTTCACCCTCCTCATCGGAGTACTTTTCACCTTTCCCTCACGGTACTGGTTCACTATCGGTCAGAGGATAGTATTTAGCCTTGGGAGATGGTCCTCCCAGATTCCCACGGGATTTCTCGTGTCCCGCAGTACTCGGGTACCGGTTCAAAGAGGCTCATGTATTTCGTCAACGGGGCTATCACCCACTATGGCCAGACTTTCCAGACTGTTAAACTATACATGAACTTTGTAACTCTTCGGGATATCCCCAACCGGCCCCACAACCCCCATACCATCGAAATGATACGGGTTTGGGCTGTTCCGCGTTCGCTCGCCGCTACTGACGGAATCACTTTTGTTTTCTATTCCTGGGGGTACTTAGATGTTTCAGTTCCCCCCGTTCGCCTCGTATGGCTATGTATTCACCATACGATACTGGAGCATTACCTCCAGTGGGTTTCCCCATTCGGAAATCCCCGGGTCAAAGCCTGTTTAGCGGCTCACCGAGGCTTATCGCAGCTTACCACGTCCTTCATCGCCTTCCTCTGCCTAGGCATCCACCGTACGCCCTTAGTAGCTTGACCATAAAAAAACTGTAAATCAATCAATTCTACCCGTGCGCACTCAATCTTTCGATCTCGTGCCTACTACAAATCATTTATATGCAATTGTCAAAGAACAGTTTTTAAAATCGGTCGGTGGTTGATGGTCGGTGGTCGATGGTTTTAATACCAGCGACTGCCGACTGCCGACCGCTTTCATAAATTGGTGGAGGTGAACGGGATCGAACCGATGACCCCCTGCGTGCAAGGCAGGTGCTCTCCCAGCTGAGCTACACCCCCGTCAAAACGGGTTCTACGTTCGATGTTCTACGTTCTACGTTTCACAACTTAGAACTTCGAACCTAGAACTTCGAACTGATACTTGGTGGGCCTGGATGGACTCGAACCATCGACCTCACGATTATCAGTCGTGTGCTCTAGCCAGCTGAGCTACAGGCCCGTTCATCACGGTCAGCTGTTACTGCCAACCATTGGGCCGTTAGTCATCGCTAACCACGATTTCTCTTTTGTTTGTAAAGAACGAAAACCTCGTGGATTCCGAGGCCTTGGTCTCTCAAAACTAAATAGTAGATTATAAATTGTGGGATTGACCTAGGTCAGACTGTCTGGTCTAGCCAGAAGTCTCCTTAGAAAGGAGGTGATCCAGCCGCAGGTTCCCCTACGGCTACCTTGTTACGACTTCACCCCAGTCACCGACCATTCCTTAGGACGCTGCCTCCCTTGCGGGTTAGCTCACGCACTTCGGGACCAATCGACTCCCGTGGTGTGACGGGCGGTGTGTACAAGGCCCGGGAACGTATTCACCGCGGCATGCTGATCCGCGATTACTAGCGATTCCAACTTCATGGAGTCGAGTTGCAGACTCCAATCCGAACTGAGACCGGCTTTTTGAGATTAGCTCCACCTCGCGGCATCGCAACTCTTTGTACCGGCCATTGTAGCACGTGTGTAGCCCTGGACATAAGGGCCATGAGGACTTGACGTCATCCCCACCTTCCTCCGGTTTAACACCGGCAGTCTCCTTAGAGTGCCCAACTGAATGATGGCAACTAAGGACAGGGGTTGCGCTCGTTGCGGGACTTAACCCAACATCTCACGACACGAGCTGACGACAGCCATGCAGCACCTGTCTTGCGGCTCCCGAAGGCACCCCGATGTTTCCACCAGGTTCCGCAGATGTCAAGCCCAGGTAAGGTTCTGCGCGTTGCGTCGAATTAAACCACATGCTCCACCGCTTGTGCGGGCCCCCGTCAATTCCTTTGAGTTTTAGTCTTGCGACCGTACTTCCCAGGCGGAGAACTTAATGCGTTAGCTGCGGCACTGCAGGGGTCAATACCCGCAACACCTAGTTCTCATCGTTTACGGCGTGGACTACCAGGGTATCTAATCCTGTTTGCTCCCCACGCTTTCGCGTCTCAGCGTCAATATCGGTCCAGGTAGCCGCCTTCGCCACCGGTGTTCCTCCTAATATCTACGGATTTCACTCCTACACTAGGAATTCCACTACCCTCTCCCGTATTCAAGTCTTCCAGTTTCCAATGCACTTCCTGGGTTGAGCCCAGGGCTTTCACATCAGACTTAAAAAACCGCCTACACGCGCTTTACGCCCAATAAATCCGAACAACGCTTGCACCCTCCGTATTACCGCGGCTGCTGGCACGGAGTTAGCCGGTGCTTCCTTTGAGGGTACCGTCAAGTAAAGATGGTATTAGCACCCATACACTTCTTCCCCTCTGACAGAGCTTTACGACCCGAAGGCCTTCATCACTCACGCGGCGTTGCTGCGTCAGGGTTTCCCCCATTGCGCAAAATTCCCCACTGCTGCCTCCCGTAGGAGTCTGGACCGTGTCTCAGTTCCAGTGTGGCTGATCATCCTCTCAGACCAGCTAACCATCGTCGCCTTGGTGGTCCATTACACCACCAACTAGCTAATGGTACGCGGACCCATCCTGATACAGTAGCATATTCAGAGGCCACCTTTTCCCGCAAGAACCAAAGTTCCCGTGGGCTTATCCGGTATTAGCACCCCTTTCGAGATGTTATCCCAGATACCAGGGCAGGTTATCCACGCGTTACTCACCCGTGCGCCACTATCCTCGGAGCAAGCTCCGATTCTCGTTCGACTTGCATGTGTTAAGCACGCCGCCAGCGTTCGTTCTGAGCCAGGATCAAACTCTCCAGTTTATTTTGTAAACGGAAAATCCGATTCTAACTTTTTCAACTCTTGTAAATCTTTTAGGACCCACAATTCGTTCATCTACTATTTAGTTTTCAAAGACCAAGTTGCTTGCGACAGATTCAGCACTCTAACAGAACATCCAAACCTTGTCAATAACTTTTTTCAAACTTTTTTCTGCTCTTGCTTCGCCTTGCTTTTTCCCCGTTCGAGGAAGTCCAACTTTATACGCTATCTTCTTTTTCCTGTCAACCGTTTTTTTCATCAACCAGCTTTTTTTCTTTCTTGCCAGTCCGTCCCGTTCAACAGGATGGCCTTTATAACAAATCATTCTTACGGCGTCAACGTATATTTGTATTATTATATTCCAACGATCCCTCAACCCTTTGCAACCGCAAACGACTCTACAACTGGGATGCCTTTAGCGCTTGGTCTATGTCGGCCATTATATCACCTGCGTCCTCGATGCCAATTGAAAGGCGGATAAAATCAGCTGTAACACCGCTAGCTAGTTGTTCCGCCTCTGACAATTGCTGGTGGGTGGTGGACGCAGGGTGAATGACCAGCGACTTGGCATCACCGATATTGGCAAGATGCGAGAGAAGCTTTACGTTGTCGATAAACCTTTTACCGGCCTCTACCCCCCCCTTGATACCGAACCCGATAATCGCTCCGGCCCCTTTGGTGAGATACTTTCTTGCACGAGCATAATCCTTGTGGCTTGCAAGTCCAGGATAGTTTACCCAGGTTACGAGCGGGTTCTTCTCGAGCCATTCGGCAACTTTCTGTGCATTTTCAACATGACGCGGCATGCGGACATGAAGTGTTTCCAGACCCAGAATAAACTGAAAGGCATTGAATGGAGAGAGCGCCGCGCCCATGTCACGCAGGAGACTTACCCGCATCTTGATGATATATGAGAGGTTTCCTAATGCCTCCCAGTATTTAAGTCCATGATAGGACGGATCAGGCTCAGTAAATTCAGGAAATTTGCCATTGTTCCAAGGGAATTTTCCGCCATCGACCACGCAGCCGCCGATACTTGTCCCATGACCGCCGATGAACTTGGTCAAAGAGTAGGCCACTATATCGGCCCCGTGCTCCAGAGGCTTGAACAGGTATGGTGTTGTAACCGTATTATCCACGACAAAGGGGATTCCGGCTGCATGGGCAATTTGTGCAATTGCCTCGAAGTCGTCCACGTTGTTTTTCGGATTTCCCACAGATTCCGAATATACAAGGCGAGTCTTATCGTCTATTGCCCGGCGCACATTCTCAGGGTCGGATGTATCAACAAACTTTACCATAATCCCAAGCTTAGGTAATGTATAGTGAAAGAGATTATAGGTGCCGCCATACAGATAATTGGTGGAAACGATATTCTGTCCCGCCTGGGTAATGTTAAGCACCGCATAGCTAATTGCCGCCTGACCAGACGCCACAGCCAGCGCCCCCACTCCGCCGTCCAATTGAGCCATGCGCTGCTCCAGCACGTCGGTGGTCGGGTTCATGATCCGCGTATATATATTGCCGAACTCTTTCAGTCCGAATAAATTTGCCGCATGTTCTGAACTTTTAAATACATAGGACGAGGTCTGGTAGATAGGGACTGCCCTGGACAGGGTTGTTGGATCAGGAGTTTGGCCGGCATGCAGAGCCAGCGTATCAAAGTTGAATTTGTTTTCGGACATAATCATCCCCCTTTATATTTATATGGTATTTGGGCACACAGCTTATCATTACAATTTAAGTCAAGAATGTTTCGTCAGATAGTAATTAAACCCCATGGAGCTTGTCAATCATTTAATTCCAGTGGTTACCCTTTCCCCGCCCATACAATTTAGTCAGCTCCTTCAGGCGTTTCGCTACGCTGCTGTTGAGTGCGTCGGCAGTAAACCGCCATGACCAGTTGCCTCCGGCAACACCCGGGATATTCATCCGTCCCGTACTTGGAAGCTCCAGGATATCCTGAAGTGGAAAGACGGCAATATCCGCCACCGACGCCAGTGCTGCCCGGATCAGCTCCCAACTGATATTTTCCCCGCTGACATTAAGATAATCGAGGATATTTTGCTGATCTTTTTCCTTGAGGGAGGCAAACCACCCTGAGGTAGTATCGTTGTCATGGGTTCCGGTATAAACTGCGCAATTCCTTGTATGATTATGGGGAAGATAGGGATTCTTGGGACCGGAGCCGAAAGCAAACTGGAGGATCTTCATGCCCGGAAAGCCAAACCTGTCCCGCAAAGCTTCAACCTCTGGCGTTATTACCCCCAGGTCCTCTGCTATAAGAGGCAATTGACCAAGTTGGTCGATCAAGGCATGAAAGAGAGATTCGCCGGGACCTTTAACCCATCGGCCGTTTTTTGCTGTCTTTTCCCTAGCCGGCACCTCCCAGTACGCCTCGAAACCGCGAAAATGGTCTATCCTGACCATATCATAGAGGGAGAGATCGTTACGCAAACGGGCCACCCACCAGCCAAAGCCGTCAGACGCGACCTTATCCCAATTATAGAGCGGATTACCCCACAATTGACCGGTTTTACTGAAATAATCGGGTGGCACACCGGCCACGACAGTCGGTCTCCCCTCATCGTTCAGGTGAAACAGGTGTGGATTGGCCCAGACATCCACCGAATCAAAGGCTACAAATATAGGCATGTCACCGATTATTTCTATTCCCATTTCATTTGCATACGACTTTAAGCGCAGCCATTGGCGAGAAAACTGCCACTGCATATATTTCTGTTCACCGATGGCGGCTCCGAGCTTTTGCGAATATTCTTCCAGGGCTTCCGGTTTGCGCAGGGCAATATCTTCCGGCCAGTCGCACCAGCTCTTCCCCTTGAAATGTTCCTTGAGCGCCATAAAGAGGGCATAGTCGTGAAGCCAGAAAGTGCTGTCACAGAAGCGCCAGAAATCTTCCTTACGGCATTGCTCGCCCGCAGTGAAAAAAGATGCTGCCGCCTTGCGCAACACATGATATTTATGCCGTTCAACCGCGTGATAATCAACGCGCTCTTCCGGCAAATCAATCTTTAACTCCTTGCCTGGGACATCCCCTTCGTCAACAATAGTTTCAAGTGAAACAAGCAGGGGATTGCCGGCAAAAGCCGAATAGCAGGAGTATGGAGAGTTACCATAAGCCGTTGGCCCTAAAGGCAATATCTGCCAGATCGTTTGACCGGACTTGTGAAGGAAATCAATGAAACGGCGCGCATCGCTCCCAAATGAGCCAATCCCCCCGGAACCCGGCAGAGATGTGGGGTGGAGCAGGACACCGCTTTTTCTTCTGTGTTGCATGGAATGCCTCTCTTGCTGGATTAGATAGTAGTCTACTATGCCACAAAGCCGCTGGAATGCAAATCAACAAGGGAAAAGATTAGGCCTATTTCAGGATGAAAGATGCACTGTCGAGCATGGCTTTACTAAAATCGGAGGAAATGATATACAGGAAAAATCAAATTAGAGAAGAGAGGTGACAGGAAATGGAAACCATCAAAACAGCAATGTTTGAAACATTAATGGAAAGTGCCGTTCCCAACGAAGCAGGTGGGTTCACCTTCACCCTGGAAGGAAAATCTTATCAGATCATGGATACCCTGGAGATCTCCAAGATTGCCCAGGATCACGGCTACATAATCATTTACTGAACAGAGGCCAGAATCTCATCAACCCTCTTGCCATCCAACGATTCTTCCTCCAGGAGTGCACTGGCCAGGGCATCAAGCTTTGGTCGGTTGGCAAAGACCAATCCTTCGGCCTTGAGCTCAGCCTCTTTGATGACCGCCGCTATCTCCTGATCAATAAGCCATGCCATCTGCTCTGAAA
This genomic window contains:
- the malQ gene encoding 4-alpha-glucanotransferase, whose translation is MQQERHSMQHRRKSGVLLHPTSLPGSGGIGSFGSDARRFIDFLHKSGQTIWQILPLGPTAYGNSPYSCYSAFAGNPLLVSLETIVDEGDVPGKELKIDLPEERVDYHAVERHKYHVLRKAAASFFTAGEQCRKEDFWRFCDSTFWLHDYALFMALKEHFKGKSWCDWPEDIALRKPEALEEYSQKLGAAIGEQKYMQWQFSRQWLRLKSYANEMGIEIIGDMPIFVAFDSVDVWANPHLFHLNDEGRPTVVAGVPPDYFSKTGQLWGNPLYNWDKVASDGFGWWVARLRNDLSLYDMVRIDHFRGFEAYWEVPAREKTAKNGRWVKGPGESLFHALIDQLGQLPLIAEDLGVITPEVEALRDRFGFPGMKILQFAFGSGPKNPYLPHNHTRNCAVYTGTHDNDTTSGWFASLKEKDQQNILDYLNVSGENISWELIRAALASVADIAVFPLQDILELPSTGRMNIPGVAGGNWSWRFTADALNSSVAKRLKELTKLYGRGKGNHWN
- a CDS encoding homocysteine synthase, with the protein product MSENKFNFDTLALHAGQTPDPTTLSRAVPIYQTSSYVFKSSEHAANLFGLKEFGNIYTRIMNPTTDVLEQRMAQLDGGVGALAVASGQAAISYAVLNITQAGQNIVSTNYLYGGTYNLFHYTLPKLGIMVKFVDTSDPENVRRAIDDKTRLVYSESVGNPKNNVDDFEAIAQIAHAAGIPFVVDNTVTTPYLFKPLEHGADIVAYSLTKFIGGHGTSIGGCVVDGGKFPWNNGKFPEFTEPDPSYHGLKYWEALGNLSYIIKMRVSLLRDMGAALSPFNAFQFILGLETLHVRMPRHVENAQKVAEWLEKNPLVTWVNYPGLASHKDYARARKYLTKGAGAIIGFGIKGGVEAGKRFIDNVKLLSHLANIGDAKSLVIHPASTTHQQLSEAEQLASGVTADFIRLSIGIEDAGDIMADIDQALKASQL
- the bioF gene encoding 8-amino-7-oxononanoate synthase, giving the protein MQTFAEELAALRMEGLFRSMRLVEGNQSKRAVLDGREVLLLCSNNYLGLADHPLLKEAAIRAVERYGVGSGASRLVSGTMELHEALEARIAAFKGTNSALVFNSGYAANTGIISAIAGRGDVIFSDRLNHASIVDGALLSRARFVRYPHNNISVLRRLLEDTEVASGRRLIVTDGVFSMDGDLAKLSELVALKKEFDALLMVDDAHGTGVLGDGGRGSAEQCGVMAEVDIHMGTLGKALGSFGAYAAASREIIDYLVNRARSFIFSTSLPPAVLAASQAAFELVDSPSGAALRLALAANTIRFKAGLQAVGFDTMGSETQIVPVYVGGAQQTMEFSRLLLEEGVFVQGIRPPTVPAGSCRLRCTLMATHSENDLDQAITAITAIGEKLGVI
- a CDS encoding alpha/beta fold hydrolase codes for the protein MPNFASRDGVTIHYEDVGEGRPLVFIHGWAMSGRVWRFQQELAASRRFIAMDLRGHGQSTAPMDGYAIDDFADDVVALFTSLDLTDAVLVGWSMGVQVVLQAFPALRPRLAGLVLVSGTPKFSAAEDYPFGLPPVEVKGMGLRLKRDYQKTMGDFFRGMFAEEELDREQYQRIVHEILMGGRSPGPEPARQSLKTLADADLRPQLGLVDRPVLLIHGARDNICLPAASRFMAERLPLSTLRIIEGSGHAPFMTKPAEFNRILREFQENICR
- a CDS encoding metallophosphoesterase, producing the protein MSLFFLTFFIVYGSVHVYTFFKARQAVGFGTVTAAILTFFFSVLALAPLLVRLAERDKYESLARFLAYTGYCWMGILFLFFSSALVLDFYNILLQVIGYILRKDFTYLASANTPAFFVPLGCGILFAFYGYFEARNIRTERVVISSPKIPKTIKKLTIVQISDVHLGLIVREERLIRILDTVRAADPDILVSTGDLVDGQINELKGLAELFKGVTPRYGKFAVTGNHEFYAGLKQALEFTERSGFKILRGEQATVAGLVNIAGIDDPAGGSGNVAGHVDEKALLSKLSRDKFNVFLKHRPAVEDGNVGLFDLQLSGHVHKGQIFPFNLVTHLFYPVKSGYSQMTQYSSLYVSRGTGTWGPPIRFLSPPEVTVIELIPS